In Papaver somniferum cultivar HN1 chromosome 1, ASM357369v1, whole genome shotgun sequence, a genomic segment contains:
- the LOC113302954 gene encoding putative BPI/LBP family protein At1g04970, with translation MATVIHFILIALFIIPTHNLSQSNDDDGFVSLLLSEKGVNFAKDVLIEQAISSLAPLQLPQIITKSVRVPIIGNINMGISNITIFQVNVSSSSITLNNNNTGEISIVASGATANLSMNWSYSCHSWGFFPIQIADKGEASIQVEGMDVKINLGLEYEGGTLKLSPLECGCFVKDIAIILDGGLSWLYQGFINAFEGKIRSAVESTVNNKIREGILKLDSLLQTLPKEVPVDDIASLNVTLINKPLFEDSSIGLEINGLFTAKNSSIVPMYYHKNSLPSVDSRHLRKMLGISLHEAVFNSASDVYFKADSLRWIVEKVPDQSYLNTNKWRFIVPQLYRKYPNDNMRLNISFATPPILKIHSEEIEANIYSDMIVEVLNDDEIIPVACISVIVKASGYAKIAGNNLGGHIDMEDFDLSLKWSKIGNFRMHLIESVMRTFIKTAALPYANSRLTKGFPLPIFRGFTLQNADLIYRKSKIMISTDVGFTGSYNLK, from the exons ATGGCAACTGTTATTCACTTCATACTCATTGCTCTGTTTATCATTCCTACACATAACCTTTCTCAATCAAACGATGATGATGGCTTTGTTTCATTACTCCTATCTGAAAAAGGTGTTAATTTTGCCAAAGATGTATTAATAGAACAAGCAATTTCATCTTTAGCCCCTCTTCAATTGCCTCAAATTATCACAAAATCTGTGAGAGTTCCAATTATTGGAAATATTAATATGGGGATATCTAATATAACAATTTTTCAAGtaaatgtttcatcttcttctattactCTCAACAATAACAATACAGGAGAAATCTCTATTGTTGCTTCTGGTGCTACTGCTAATTTGAGTATGAATTGGTCTTATTCTTGTCATTCTTGGGGTTTCTTTCCTATTCAAATCGCTGATAAGGGAGAAGCCTCTATTCAG GTTGAAGGCATGGATGTGAAGATTAACTTAGGCTTGGAATATGAAGGAGGAACTCTTAAGCTGTCTCCTTTGGAATGCGGATGTTTCGTGAAGGATATTGCTATAATTTTGGATGGTGGACTCTCGTGGTTGTATCAAGG GTTCATTAATGCTTTTGAAGGGAAAATTAGATCTGCTGTGGAGAGTACTGTTAACAATAAAATTAGAGAAGGAATCCTAAAGCTCGACTCTTTACTGCAAACCCTTCCGAAAGAAGTCCCAGTTGACGATATTGCTTCATtaaatgttactttaataaacaagCCTTTGTTTGAAGATTCTTCAATTGGACTTGAGATCAATGGGTTGTTTACTGCAAAAAACAGCAGCATAGTCCCAATGTATTACCATAAGAACTCGCTGCCCTCGGTTGATTCCCGTCATCTAAGGAAGATGCTTGGGATTTCATTACATGAAGCTGTATTTAACTCTGCCTCGGATGTGTACTTTAAA GCAGATTCTTTACGATGGATCGTGGAAAAAGTACCTGACCAGTCTTATTTAAACACAAATAAATGGAGATTTATAGTTCCTCAACTATACAGGAAGTACCCGAACGATAACATGAGGCTGAATATATCTTTCGCTACTCCTCCAATCCTTAAGATCCACTCGGAAGAAATTGAGGCCAACATTTACTCCGACATGATAGTTGAAGTTCTTAACGATGATGAAATAATTCCCGTTGCATGCATCTCGGTG ATAGTTAAAGCCTCGGGTTATGCAAAAATCGCAGGAAACAACCTAGGTGGTCATATTGATATGGAGGATTTTGATCTGTCCCTAAAATGGAGCAAAATTGGTAATTTCCGCATGCATCTGATTGAG TCTGTGATGAGGACGTTCATCAAAACAGCAGCATTGCCATACGCAAATTCACGACTGACAAAAGGATTTCCTTTACCCATATTTCGTGGGTTCACACTTCAAAATGCTGATCTCATCTATCGCAAGTCAAAGATCATGATCAGCACCGATGTCGGTTTTACAGGTTCTTATAATTTGAAGTAA
- the LOC113351638 gene encoding uncharacterized protein LOC113351638 — protein MIEDNNNNRYDSWKFSLIGRLDFLRIKFGDAMAILRNQWKLTGNCQLIPLGKGFFTIKLSNEVDQNYIRNYRWNVEDRVLRTRNWIPNFRPANQRNSHTLVWISLPGLSLEYWEEKTLFTICDAICNPVKVDEATLNYSSGYAAKILVEVNLANTIPNKLWISTKYGSFSQEIVLNNPPKFCSKCKIVGHYLSECIFQKNSSMEHPTEITTESVKNQVEKPQVNNIQEPFDICPPPAVSNSVASPFINEILITSGRFSSLQDDEVVVNENTSGERQEQEMLTPTRILKVVEENSIENSEVKFINGKNGTISSEKILVTSWSRVVQKPPSSTTNSGDKEITINQVTTNQALTSTQLPTKYNFRKNQGKGVVSMSSQMITVDFCGVLISGIHAHVSLVQRRYLWSEMEVISGLNKPWLPIGDYNAIISADEKIGGWSYKVGLRVASDHYPLMGGGAQISKPQNAPMRFQNMWISHPNFMEVFGNINAQVKEAEAKVQEAMINSDNNPFDEAALNTLVESQNLYKSKEVQLNTFLKQKSRNNWIKDGAANTGFLHAQLKIRQARNLITELEDGNGNVEKVDHMLNGIPEVITTEDQNMLDAIPDAEEIKQTLFAMDEDSAPGPVGFSGSFYKACWNVVHEDVVNAIQFFWRRKFIPKGFNSIFLVLIPRTKGARNPKQFRPIGLSNVSFKIFTKILATRMGTLMHKLVSPQQEAYVKGRCIQDQILLSSELVLQKFGFSKSWCDWLLTLFQSAKISVMVNGGPCGFFSEVLIRPTVERKGIHPTHLFFADDVFIFINGAKKSILNLMKLLEDCQKCSGQVIKKSKRKMLIDRTTELRKNQIKDIIQMERSEFPDKYLGVILTTGRVKVSTVWPIVEMMERKLAIWKGKLLSFQERLVLIKSVLCSIPVYNMAVYKWPASVIKICERIMRNFRWSGDGEIRKYNRFSWKRVCTPFSE, from the exons ATGATTGAGGATAACAATAATAACAGGTATGATTCATGGAAATTTTCTTTGATTGGTAGATTAGATTTTCTTCGTATTAAATTTGGTGATGCAATGGCGATTTTGAGGAATCAGTGGAAGTTAACTGGTAATTGTCAATTAATCCCTTTGGGTAAAGGTTTTTTCACTATCAAATTATCTAAtgaagttgatcaaaattatatcagAAATTATAGATGGAATGTTGAAGATCGGGTGTTGAGAACTCGTAATTGGATTCCAAATTTTAGACCAGCAAATCAAAGAAATTCTCATACGCTGGTTTGGATTTCTCTACCAGGATTAAGCTTAGAATACTGGGAGGAAAAAACTCTGTTTACCATTTGTGATGCAATTTGTAATCCTGTTAAAGTTGATGAGGCCACTCTCAACTACTCAAGTGGATATGCAGCTAAAATTTTGGTAGAAGTTAATCTAGCCAATACAATTCCCAACAAGTTATGGATAAGTACTAAATATGGAAGTTTTTCTcaagaaattgttcttaataATCCTCCAAAATTTTGTTCTAAATGCAAAATAGTTGGTCATTACTTATCAGAATGCATATTTCAGAAAAATTCTTCAATGGAACATCCCACTGAAATTACAACTGAGAGTGTGAAGAATCAGGTTGAAAAACCTCAGGTTAATAATATTCAAGAGCCTTTTGATATTTGTCCACCTCCAGCAGTATCTAATAGTGTTGCTTCTCCATTtattaatgaaattctcataactAGTGGAAGATTTAGTTCTTTACAAGATGATGAAGTGGTTGTGAATGAAAATACTAGTGGTGAAAGACAAGAACAGGAAATGCTAACTCCTACAAGGATTCTTAAAGTGGTAGAGGAGAACTCAATTGAGAACAGTGAAGTCAAGTTTATTAATGGTAAGAATGGTACAATCTCTTCTGAAAAAATTCTTGTAACTTCCTGGTCAAGAGTAGTTCAAAAACCTCCATCTTCAACTACTAATTCTGGAGACAAGGAAATCACAATTAATCAGGTAACCACTAATCAAGCTTTAACTAGTACTCAATTGCCTACTAAGTATAATTTTAGAAAAAACCAAGGAAAGGGAG TGGTGTCTATGTCAAGTCAGATGATAACAGTGGATTTTTGTGGCGTTCTTATATCTGGTATTCATGCTCATGTGAGCCTTGTTCAAAGAAGATATTTGTGGTCAGAAATGGAGGTAATAAGTGGTTTAAATAAACCTTGGTTACCTATTGGAGATTATAATGCAATTATTTCAGCTGATGAGAAGATTGGAG GTTGGAGTTATAAAGTGGGATTAAGGGTAGCATCTGATCATTATCCTTTGATGGGTGGTGGTGCTCAAATTTCTAAGCCACAAAATGCTCCTATGAGATTTCAAAATATGTGGATTTCACATCCAAACTTTATGGAG GTGTTTGGCAATATTAATGCACAAGTAAAGGAGGCAGAAGCAAAAGTTCAAGAAGCAATGATCAACTCTGATAATAATCCATTTGATGAAGCAGCTCTTAATACTTTGGTAGAATCTCAAAACTTATATAAATCTAAAGAAGTACAGTTGAACACTTTTctgaaacaaaaatctagaaacaACTGGATTAAAGATGGAGCAGCTAACACAGGTTTTTTACATGCTCAGCTCAAAATCAGGCAAGCAAGAAACTTGATAACTGAGTTGGAAGATGGTAATGGAAAT GTGGAGAAAGTGGACCATATGCTTAATGGCATTCCTGAAGTGATAACTACTGAAGATCAAAATATGTTGGATGCAATTCCAGATGCTGAAGAGATTAAGCAAACATTGTTTGCTATGGATGAAGATAGTGCTCCTGGACCAGTTGGTTTTTCAGGGAGTTTTTACAAAGCATGTTGGAATGTTGTACATGAAGATGTAGTTAATGCCATTCAGTTTTTCTGGAGAAGAAAATTCATACCCAAAGGTTTTAATTCTATTTTTTTGGTACTTATCCCCAGAACTAAAGGAGCAAGAAATCCAAAACAATTTAGACCTATTGGTCTGAGTAATGTCAGTTTCAAGATATTTACTAAAATTCTAGCTACAAGAATGGGTACATTGATGCACAAGTTGGTCTCACCTCAACAGGAAGCTTATGTTAAAGGAAGATGTATTCAAGATCAAATTTTATTATCTTCAGAATTG GTTCTGCAGAAATTTGGATTCTCAAAAAGTTGGTGTGATTGGCTTCTCACTTTATTTCAGTCTGCAAAAATCTCAGTGATGGTGAATGGTGGGCCTTGTGGATTTTTCTCA GAAGTCTTAATCCGTCCAACGGTGGAAAGAAAGGGTATTCATCCAACCCAtttattctttgcagatgatgtgtTTATCTTCATTAATGGTGCTAAGAAGAGTATATTGAATCTTATGAAACTTCTTGAGGATTGCCAAAAATGCTCAGGCCAAGTTATAAAGAAGAGTAAAAGAAAAATGCTTATAGATAGGACTACTGAATTAAGAAAAAATCAGATTAAGGATATCATTCAAATGGAAAGAAGTGAATTTCCTGACAAGTATCTTGGAGTCATTCTTACAACAGGGAGAGTAAAAGTCTCAACTGTATGGCCAATTGTTGAAATGATGGAAAGAAAGTTAGCCATTTGGAAAGGTAAATTACTATCTTTTCAAGAAAGATTAGTTCTGATAAAGTCAGTACTTTGTAGTATTCCAGTTTACAACATGGCAGTGTACAAATGGCCTGCATCAGTCATTAAAATTTGTGAAAGAATCATGAGAAACTTTCGGTGGTCTGGAGATGGAGAAATAAGGAAGTATAATAGATTTTCTTGGAAAAGAGTTTGTACTCCCTTCAGTGaatga